In Lolium rigidum isolate FL_2022 chromosome 7, APGP_CSIRO_Lrig_0.1, whole genome shotgun sequence, the DNA window GAAGCCGAGGTCGTCGTACTGGTTGATGACGCAGACGGAGCGCTCGTCGTCCATGGCGATGGCGTGGAGCACGCGCTTGTCCTCGAGCGACGCGGCCGTGCCGGCGTCGGACCAGGCCCACGCCACGCCCTTGGCCCGGAAGTCCAGCAGCCCGATGGAGCAGGTGTCCGTCTTGGGGAACAGCGTGGCCACCATGAGCGCGCCGGTGGCGTCCAGCCACTGCAGCCGGTCGGCGTCGCCCAGCGCGACCCCCGGCGGCTCGTAGAAGAAGTCCGCCTGCTCGCCCGTGGCGGCGTCCCACACGCCCACCCCGTACTCGTTGAGGCGCCCCTTGCAGCTGGCGAAGATCCTGGGGGCGCCCTGCGCGTCGAAGGCCAGCGCGCCGGCGGTGAAGGACTTGGGCTCGCTGCCGTGCGCGACGCGGAAGCGGTGGCGGAGGTCCCCGGACACCGCGGAGAAGGCGGCCATCCCGCCGTCGCACTTGCCGAGCCGCTCGCGGGCCGCGATGAGGAGCGTGCCCGCGTCGAGGTAGGCCACGTCGTTGACCTGCGAGTGGTCGAGGGAGACGGGGCGGCGCTCGTCGAGCATCCAGTTGTAGACGTGCACGGCGCCCCCGTGCGCGACGCAGCAGCCGCCGTCGGGGGCGGCGCGGATGGCCGTGCCGTCGCCCGGGGCGCGGCCGGGCACGGAGGAGGCCAGGCGGAGGCGGTCGCCGTCGAAGGCGCCCCAGCGCGCGGCGC includes these proteins:
- the LOC124669630 gene encoding BTB/POZ domain-containing protein At4g30940-like, with protein sequence MAARSVGGGRVRFNVGGQAFETTTTTLANAGRDSMLGALLDSSWNAPQAPGPGEPATAATTKEYFIDRNPACFAVLLDLLRTGSLHVPPHLPEKLLYREALYYGLLDHVRAARWGAFDGDRLRLASSVPGRAPGDGTAIRAAPDGGCCVAHGGAVHVYNWMLDERRPVSLDHSQVNDVAYLDAGTLLIAARERLGKCDGGMAAFSAVSGDLRHRFRVAHGSEPKSFTAGALAFDAQGAPRIFASCKGRLNEYGVGVWDAATGEQADFFYEPPGVALGDADRLQWLDATGALMVATLFPKTDTCSIGLLDFRAKGVAWAWSDAGTAASLEDKRVLHAIAMDDERSVCVINQYDDLGFLDLRSAPGSGGVRWSSRSKLMNRKATGEESCYPKLATHGGQLFSSMNDSVSVFSGPDHVLTSTLRRSYGGAICDFSIGGDRLFALHNEENVFDVWETPPPPII